The DNA window AGATATTATTGTGTATAATCATTCTGCAGAAAGGATATTAGGGGCAAAGGCACAAAATACAGTAGGGAATGCTGTACGTAATATCCTTTCTAATACAAGACTTCCGGAAGTATTAAAAACTGGACAAATAGAATTGGGGAAAAAGGAAGTATTTAATAACAGGACATTAGTGATTAATAGAACACCTATTATAAAGGATGCAGAAATAGTAGGAGCAGTAGCTATATTTCAAGATATTACAGACCTAAAAAGAGTGACAGAAGCATTAGAAAATGAAAAGAATGCTTCTGAAATCTTAAGGACTATTATAGATAAAGCTTACGAGGGGATTATTGTTGTTAATGAAAAGGGATATATTACAATGATTAATGAACCCTATGCAAAATTTTTAGGAGGAAATAAAAAAGATATTATAGGAAGACATGCTACAGAGATTATAGATACAACAAGACTTCATATTGTTGTAAAGACAGGAAAAGAAGAAATCGGAGAGCTGCAAAAGGTAAGAGGAAAACACATTGTTGTAATGAGAACACCTATATACAAAAAAGGTAAAGTTGTTGGAGCTATTGGAAAGATTATGTTTAAAGATATACAAGAAGTAAATGTTTTGGCTTCTAAGATTAATCAAATAGAGCATGAACTTGAATATTATAAAGATGCATTAAAGCAAGTAAGTGGAACAAAATATAACTTTGATAATATTATTGGCGTAAGTAATAAATTAAAAGAGACAAAATATTTAGCTGAAAAGGCTACTCATACCAATTCTAATGTATTGATTCGAGGAGAAAGTGGAACGGGTAAAGAATTGTTTGCTCATGCAATTCATGCTGCTAGCAATCGAGCAATGGGACCTTTTATAAAGGTGAACTGTGCAGCAATACCAGCTGAACTTTTAGAATCAGAATTGTTTGGATATGAAGAAGGTGCTTTTACAGGTGCAAAACGGGGGGGGAAAATAGGAAAATTTGAATTGGCAAATGGAGGAAGTATTTTTCTAGATGAAATTGGAGATATGCCTCAAAGTATGCAGGCAAAACTCTTAAGAGTGCTACAAGAAAAAGAAGTTGAGCGAGTAGGGGGAACAAAGAATATTCCTTTAGATGTGAGAATTATTGCTGCAACCAATAGAAATCTTGAGGAAATGGTAGAAAAAGGGGAATTTCGAGAAGACTTATATTATCGATTAAATGTTATGAGCATTTATATACCATCTCTTCGAGAGCGTATTGATGATTTAGA is part of the Crassaminicella profunda genome and encodes:
- a CDS encoding sigma 54-interacting transcriptional regulator; translated protein: MKVKDYTIYSTLSITKDSKLEDAVALLKDHFLEFIPIVDESYHVKNIVSKNNLYNHMLDHELSFGSMDELIKDKFVMIKEEDKIETVFPMIDQHLVVVDEEERFKGFIQKYKIIKDYFHSQQYLVNEFNAILDSTYNGIIAINKNEDIIVYNHSAERILGAKAQNTVGNAVRNILSNTRLPEVLKTGQIELGKKEVFNNRTLVINRTPIIKDAEIVGAVAIFQDITDLKRVTEALENEKNASEILRTIIDKAYEGIIVVNEKGYITMINEPYAKFLGGNKKDIIGRHATEIIDTTRLHIVVKTGKEEIGELQKVRGKHIVVMRTPIYKKGKVVGAIGKIMFKDIQEVNVLASKINQIEHELEYYKDALKQVSGTKYNFDNIIGVSNKLKETKYLAEKATHTNSNVLIRGESGTGKELFAHAIHAASNRAMGPFIKVNCAAIPAELLESELFGYEEGAFTGAKRGGKIGKFELANGGSIFLDEIGDMPQSMQAKLLRVLQEKEVERVGGTKNIPLDVRIIAATNRNLEEMVEKGEFREDLYYRLNVMSIYIPSLRERIDDLEPMIKYLLKKISAQVGNYVTKISKEAINYLKNYDWPGNVRELENVLERAINLVDYGKEIQMNHLPMHIRKTEVSMKTRGDKDLKSILDEVEKEAILDCLKRVNGNRTKASKILNISRSSLYEKLWKYGIE